Below is a window of Micromonospora chersina DNA.
GCAGGGTTCAGCGTGCCGGCGTGGAGGCCACAGTCGCGATCGTGTCGTGACGTTCGAGCCGCTGTTCGTGCACGCGCAGGGCCACCGTCGTGGCGTCCAGCAGAGGAGTGGGTACGCCGAGCGCGCGGGCCCGCGCCGTGAGGTCACCGAAGATCTGCTCGGCCTCGGTCGGCTGCCCGGCGACCAGGTCCCGGTAGAGCGAGGCGGTGTCGGCCGAGCCGGGCCGGGTCATGAAGGCCCGGACGGTGTCGAGGGTCTGCGTCGGCACCGGATACCCGGCCGCCGCGGCGACGGCCGCGGCCTCGGCGGCGATCTGCGGGCCGAGGCGGTCGCCTCCGGGGGCCGCCATGGCGTCGCCCACCGAGCCGCGCACCAGGGTGTTGAGGGCGCCGAGCGTGCTGATGAATACCCACTTGTGCCACATGGCGGCACGGATGTCCGGCGAGACGGACAGGTCGAAGCCCGCCCCGGACAGCACCTCGGCGATCTGCGCGACGCGCTGCGACGTGCCGCCCCGCTGTTCGCCGACGACGATCTCGGCCAGGGCGCCCAGCCGGACGATGTCACCCTCGGCGTCGAGCGTGGTGAGGACGCGGACCACCCCACCGAGCACCGCGTCCTGCCCGAACCGCTCGTTCAGCGCGTCCATGTGCGCCATGCCGTTCAGGAACGGGATCACCGTGGTACGCGGACCGACCGCGGCGGACACGTCGTCGAGCGCCGCCGGCAGCGCGGTGGCCTTCACCGAGACGAGGACGATGTCGTAGTGCCCGTCGACGTCGGCGGCGGTGAGCAGCCGTGGCGTGAGCACGGTGTCGGTCCCCAGGCCGGTGATGCGCAGTCCCCGCTCGCGGAGCACGTCGGCGCGCCGGGACCGGACGAGGAAGGTGACGTCCCGGCCGGCCTGCTGGAGCTGGGCGCCGAAGTAGCCTCCGGTCGCTCCCGCCCCGACGACAAGAATCCTCACTGCTGGACCTCTCCTCCGGCGTCTCGTGGTTCAGGTGTGCTGCGGAACGGGACGCGTCGTGGCCGACTCCACCACGGCGGCCACGCGTCAGGCGGCGAGCTGCGCGCGCAGTCCCCACCTGTCGATCTGGATCCAGTACTCCGCGATCCTCCCGTCGGCGACCCGGTACACACAGCTGGTCACCTGAGTGACGGGCCGGCCGGTGGGGGCGATGTCGTCGACGTTGCCGACGTGGACGCCGTTCTGGGTCCAGCGCGCGTACACCTTGTCGCCGGAACCGAACAGCTCGTCGATCTCCAGGCGGAACGGACCGTAGGCCGCGAGCATCTCCTCGACGTGCTCGGCGTACTCCCGCGGCGTGCGCGTGATCGTCGCCGGGTCCTCGGCCTGCACCTGGTGGGCGATCACCGTGGTCGCCATCAGCCGGTCGGCCTGGCGCGGATCGGCTCCCGACCGGACGACCCGCAGAAAGTCCCGCACCACCGACACCGGATCATGGCTCATGCGTCGATTCTGGTCGACGTGATCGTTCCGGCAAGGCCGGCGATGCGATATGTGTGTGCCGTCACCAGCCGGCCCGGAGATCGGCCGGCGGCCGGCGAGGCACCGTGGCCCCGCCGGCCGTTGCGGCGTCGTCGTTGTCGGGCGGCCCCGGTCAGGTGGCCTTGATCGGCTTCGGCGTGGTCTTCGAGTCCAGCCAGGTGTTGATGAGCTTGGTGAAGTCGCGTCCGGTCTGCTTGTTGACGAAGGCGATGAACGACGCACGGTCCTGCTGGGTGTTGCGCTGGTCCTGCACCCAGGCGCGGGCCAGCGCGAAGAACGCCTTGTCACCCAACTGGCGGTGGATCTCGTGGAGCATGGCCTCCGGGCACAGGTAGACGTTGCCCTCGGCGAAGTTCTTCGGGTTGGGCTTGCCGGGCGGGCCGAGCTTCTTGCGCATGGCGGCGTCGGCGTCGCGCAGGTACCGGTCCAGGCTGGCGTCGCTGAGGTGCAGGGTCTCCTTGGTGTACAGGTCCTGGGCGTACTGGGCCCAACCCTCGTTCAGCCACAGGTCGGTCCAGGTGGTCGGCGTCACCGAGTCGCCGAACCACTGGTGGGCGTACTCGTGCAGCAGGTCACCTCCCCAGCGGTCCCGGCGGGCCTTGGTGTTCTCGATCTTCCGGCCCATCGTGATCATCTGCTGCGTCTCCATCCCGGACGCCGAGTCCACCACCACGACCCCACCGGACGGGAACGGGTACGGCCCGAACTTCTTCTCCAGCCAGGCCAGGTACTGGGGGGACTTCTTCAGGTACGGCAGCAGCTTGTCGTCGGCGCCCTTGCGGTACCAGAAGGTCAGTGGGACGCCTCGGGGCCCCTTGGCGGTCAGCTTCTGGTACCTCCCGACCGCCAGGGTGGTCAGGTAGGACGCGACAGGGTCGGCGCTGCGGTAGGTGAACGTGGTCCCGGACTGCCCGGCCGGGGTGCCGCTGGCGATCGCGGACCAGCCCGCCGGGACGGTCACCTTGATGTCGTAGAGGGCCTCGTCGGACGGCTGGTCGTTGGCCGGGTACCAGGTGAAGGCCCCGAACGGCTCCTGCATCGTCCAGAGGCCGCCCTCCTTCGTGACGGTGAGGCCCAGGGCCTCCACGTCCTTGCGGTGCGACGGCATCGGCGTGGTCTTCGGCGTACCGTGGTACTTGACCACCAGCGTCACCGGCTTGTCGGCGACGACCGGCGCGGTCACGGTCAGCTTCTCCTTGGCGACGGCGCCGGTGACCGTCGCGTCGTCCAGCGTCACCCCGTCGACCTGGTAGGGCATGAAGTCGAGGACCAGGCTGGGAGCGTCCTTGGTGGGCCGGATCCGCAGGGTGGCGGTGCCCGTGAGGGTCTTCGTCGTGGGCGCCCAGTCCAACGCGAGGTCGTAGTGCAGGACGTCGAGGGCATCCGTGCCCCGGGCCGGGTAGATCGTGTCGGCCACCGGAGTCGAGCGCCCGGCCTGCCAGGCGGTGTAGTCGACCGCGGGCGCGGTGGGGCTCGGCGTGGTCGTGGGGGTGGACGGGCCGGCGGCCGGGGCGGCCGGATCGCTGGTGCACGCGGTGACGAGCAGCGGTGCGAGGAGCAGGGTCAGGGGTACGCGGCGACGCATCAGCGCACCATACGGCAGAGATCCACTTCCGTGGGGGGCCCTCGTCGGTTGGCGCCTTTTGCGGCTTTGCCAGATTGGCACAACCCCTCTGGCCAGCGGGCACGTCCCGCAGCAGGATGAGGGCGAGGCTCTGATGGGCGGGTGGTTCCCATGGTCGGCACCGACCAGACAGTCCACAACTTCCGCCGGTTTCCCGTGGCGGCCCGGCGGTCGGCGGAGGCCGCGGCGGAGGAACGTGACAAACGCCTGCAGGCGGTCACGAAGAAGCGCAGCCGCAGGGCGGCGAAGCTGTCGGCGGAGGCGAGCCGGCGGCTGCGACGCCT
It encodes the following:
- a CDS encoding ketopantoate reductase family protein translates to MRILVVGAGATGGYFGAQLQQAGRDVTFLVRSRRADVLRERGLRITGLGTDTVLTPRLLTAADVDGHYDIVLVSVKATALPAALDDVSAAVGPRTTVIPFLNGMAHMDALNERFGQDAVLGGVVRVLTTLDAEGDIVRLGALAEIVVGEQRGGTSQRVAQIAEVLSGAGFDLSVSPDIRAAMWHKWVFISTLGALNTLVRGSVGDAMAAPGGDRLGPQIAAEAAAVAAAAGYPVPTQTLDTVRAFMTRPGSADTASLYRDLVAGQPTEAEQIFGDLTARARALGVPTPLLDATTVALRVHEQRLERHDTIATVASTPAR
- a CDS encoding M1 family metallopeptidase; this translates as MRRRVPLTLLLAPLLVTACTSDPAAPAAGPSTPTTTPSPTAPAVDYTAWQAGRSTPVADTIYPARGTDALDVLHYDLALDWAPTTKTLTGTATLRIRPTKDAPSLVLDFMPYQVDGVTLDDATVTGAVAKEKLTVTAPVVADKPVTLVVKYHGTPKTTPMPSHRKDVEALGLTVTKEGGLWTMQEPFGAFTWYPANDQPSDEALYDIKVTVPAGWSAIASGTPAGQSGTTFTYRSADPVASYLTTLAVGRYQKLTAKGPRGVPLTFWYRKGADDKLLPYLKKSPQYLAWLEKKFGPYPFPSGGVVVVDSASGMETQQMITMGRKIENTKARRDRWGGDLLHEYAHQWFGDSVTPTTWTDLWLNEGWAQYAQDLYTKETLHLSDASLDRYLRDADAAMRKKLGPPGKPNPKNFAEGNVYLCPEAMLHEIHRQLGDKAFFALARAWVQDQRNTQQDRASFIAFVNKQTGRDFTKLINTWLDSKTTPKPIKAT
- a CDS encoding ester cyclase codes for the protein MSHDPVSVVRDFLRVVRSGADPRQADRLMATTVIAHQVQAEDPATITRTPREYAEHVEEMLAAYGPFRLEIDELFGSGDKVYARWTQNGVHVGNVDDIAPTGRPVTQVTSCVYRVADGRIAEYWIQIDRWGLRAQLAA